From the genome of Monomorium pharaonis isolate MP-MQ-018 chromosome 2, ASM1337386v2, whole genome shotgun sequence, one region includes:
- the LOC105831769 gene encoding prostasin isoform X1: MAPIFILTALVMHLLYFTVQSITVCQRRTNCSEYLMNITENMTKPGTSNLLGQISIPPPPVNDEYYLKIALNSNIEVTKKNLIGFRDYRLELARTIYDSVRAASQSKPLLYYIYYPSHKPIPTISAIWFNSQSYCPDLESNGIINATIELGHIVYPASNNSWLLLRNSSSYRIDNPSQDRLSFLSHSRSTSVVEFANNECGITNYYTDDTNRLYPIGQETFPGQWPWVVALFKKPQKYRCVGSVLTTTHIITVAKCLDRIVNPNDLIVVLGLPNLSKWTEKNVIHRKVANYTIHPDYAYSSSADSDLAIVILSRPVEYSPFIKPICLWSGSTNLQNLINNKGYVVGWRDICCDLTINWDYQINSNLRMARIPIVSQETCLRSNQIYFNLTSDRTFCAGGNICCSAPGGIGTGLVIFDNTTGHYHLRGIISRKPFCNANNYIVYVDVAKYISWIQQQISTT, encoded by the exons ATGGctccaatttttattttgacggCATTGGTGATGCATCTACTTTATTTCACAGTACAAAGTATAACAGTCTGTCAACGACGAACTAATTGTTCGGAATATCTTATGAATATAACTGAAAATATGACCAAACCCGGAACAAGTAATTTATTAGGACAGATTTCAATTCCACCTCCTCCAGTAAATGATGAATACTACTTAAAAATAGCCTTGAACAGTAACATTGAAGTAACG aaaaaaaatttaattggatttCGAGACTATCGATTAGAATTGGCACGAACGATATATGACAGCGTTCGAGCTGCTAGTCAAAGTAAACCTttgttgtattatatttattatcccTCGCACAAACCGATTCCGACAATATCTGCAATATGGTTTAACAGTCAATCATACTGTCCGGATCTCGAAT CAAATGGAATAATTAATGCTACTATCGAGTTAGGACATATTGTGTACCCGGCAAGCAACAATTCTTGGTTGTTGCTACGAAATTCAAGCAGTTATCGTATAGACAATCCGAGTCAAGACCGTCTAAGCTTCTTGAGCCACTCTAGATCCACTTCTGTTGTTGAATTTGCCAATAACGAATGCGGTATCACTAATTATTACACCGATGATACAAATCGATTATATCCCATTGGTCAGGAGACATTTCCTGGCCAGTGGCCATGGGTGGTAGCTCTCTTCAAGAAACCACAAAAGTACAGATGTGTTGGTTCTGTTCTAACAACCACACATATTATAACAg TGGCAAAATGCCTTGACAGGATCGTAAATCCTAATGATTTGATTGTGGTTTTGGGACTACCTAACTTGTCTAAGTGGAcagaaaaaaacgtaatacaTAGAAAAGTGGCAAACTACACAATTCACCCTGACTATGCGTATTCATCGTCCGCTGATTCCGATCTGGCGATTGTGATTTTAAGCAGGCCTGTTGAGTACAGTCCTTTCATTAAGCCAATTTGTCTCTGGTCTGGATCAACCAATCTtcaaaatctcattaataataaaggataTGTTGTCGGATGGCGCGATATATGTTGtgatttaacaattaattggGATTACCAAATCAATTCTAATCTACGTATGGCAAGAATACCTATAGTGAGTCAG gAGACTTGTCTTCGGAGTAATCAGATTTACTTCAACCTCACATCAGATCGTACCTTTTGTGCCGGTGGGAACATCTGTTGCAGTGCTCCTGGTGGCATCGGAACCGGACTGGTCATTTTCGATAATACTACAGGTCATTATCATTTACGTGGAATTATTTCGCGAAAACCTTTCTGCAATGCCAATAATTACATCGTTTACGTTGACGTAGCTAAATACATATCCTGGATTCAACAACAGATTTCTACTACATAA
- the LOC105831768 gene encoding zinc carboxypeptidase: protein MWKIIILCTVVGLVAAEKTTFENYKVFRVAATTETQAELLNQLTDAPDGFSFWREPSLNKHAELMVAPHKLSEFYEMMARIQVPYELYIENVQELIDIAAPVAMSTTFDFRNYYNLDAIYKNLDDLANQYPDKVQTIIGGKTYEGRQIKGVKVSFKANNPGIFIEGGIHAREWISTATVMYILHQLLTSDNPEIRALAESHDWYIFPSFNPDGYVYTHTTNRLWRKTRKPYGFGCYGSDPNRNWGYKWNTGGSSNFPCSDTFAGTGPFSDIETKSMSEYISSISDKFYAYLTFHSYSQLLLIPYGHTRARLDNYNELYDIGLKSITALQKRYGTKYTVGNIAETIYVASGGSMDWVKGTYGTPITYTYELRDTGRYGFLLPPNQIIPTGEETMDSLITMFKQAKGYGYPKQ, encoded by the exons ATGTggaagataataatattatgtacggTTGTGGGTCTGGTGGCCGCCGAAAAGACtacttttgaaaattacaaGGTCTTCAGAGTTGCTGCGACTACAGAAACTCAGGCTGAACTGCTCAATCAATTGACAGACGCTCCTGATGGa ttttccTTCTGGAGGGAACCGTCATTGAACAAACACGCGGAGCTTATGGTAGCCCCGCACAAACTCTCTGAATTCTATGAAATGATGGCGCGGATTCAAGTACCTTATGAACTTTATATTGAGAATGTTCAAGAATTAATCGATATAGCAGCACCCGTGGCAATGTCAACGACATTTGATTTTAGAAACTATTACAATCTCGatgcaatttacaaaaatctgGACGATTTAGCCAACCAATATCCCGATAAGGTACAGACTATCATAGGCGGCAAGACGTACGAGGGGCGTCAAATCAAAGGCGTTAAAGTTTCCTTTAAAGCCAACAATCCCGGAATCTTCATTGAGGGTGGTATTCACGCCAGAGAGTGGATCTCGACAGCGACTGTTATGTACATTCTTCATCAATTACTGACCAGCGACAATCCGGAGATCAGAGCTCTAGCTGAGAGTCATGATTGGTATATCTTCCCTTCATTTAATCCCGACGGATACGTATACACGCACACCACG AACCGATTATGGAGAAAGACACGTAAGCCCTATGGTTTCGGGTGTTATGGCAGCGATCCCAACAGGAACTGGGGCTACAAATGGAACa ctGGAGGCTCTAGTAATTTCCCATGTTCCGACACTTTCGCTGGAACAGGACCATTCTCTGACATTGAAACAAAGAGCATGTCTGAATATATCAGCTCGATTTCCGACAAATTCTATGCATATCTTACGTTCCACAGTTATTCGCAACTACTGCTGATCCCTTACGGTCACACAAGGGCTCGTCTTGATAACTACAACGAGTTG TATGATATCGGCTTGAAATCAATTACAGCTCTCCAAAAAAGATACGGAACTAAATATACAGTTGGAAATATTGCTGAGACAAtct ATGTGGCTTCTGGAGGTTCTATGGATTGGGTCAAAGGCACTTACGGTACACCTATTACCTATACTTATGAATTGCGTGATACAGGTCGCTACGGTTTTTTGTTGCCTCCTAACCAAATTATCCCAACTGGAGAAGAAACTATGGACTCTCTCATAACTATGTTTAAACAAGCAAAGGGATATGGATACcctaaacaataa
- the LOC105831769 gene encoding serine protease gd isoform X2, with translation MNITENMTKPGTSNLLGQISIPPPPVNDEYYLKIALNSNIEVTKKNLIGFRDYRLELARTIYDSVRAASQSKPLLYYIYYPSHKPIPTISAIWFNSQSYCPDLESNGIINATIELGHIVYPASNNSWLLLRNSSSYRIDNPSQDRLSFLSHSRSTSVVEFANNECGITNYYTDDTNRLYPIGQETFPGQWPWVVALFKKPQKYRCVGSVLTTTHIITVAKCLDRIVNPNDLIVVLGLPNLSKWTEKNVIHRKVANYTIHPDYAYSSSADSDLAIVILSRPVEYSPFIKPICLWSGSTNLQNLINNKGYVVGWRDICCDLTINWDYQINSNLRMARIPIVSQETCLRSNQIYFNLTSDRTFCAGGNICCSAPGGIGTGLVIFDNTTGHYHLRGIISRKPFCNANNYIVYVDVAKYISWIQQQISTT, from the exons ATGAATATAACTGAAAATATGACCAAACCCGGAACAAGTAATTTATTAGGACAGATTTCAATTCCACCTCCTCCAGTAAATGATGAATACTACTTAAAAATAGCCTTGAACAGTAACATTGAAGTAACG aaaaaaaatttaattggatttCGAGACTATCGATTAGAATTGGCACGAACGATATATGACAGCGTTCGAGCTGCTAGTCAAAGTAAACCTttgttgtattatatttattatcccTCGCACAAACCGATTCCGACAATATCTGCAATATGGTTTAACAGTCAATCATACTGTCCGGATCTCGAAT CAAATGGAATAATTAATGCTACTATCGAGTTAGGACATATTGTGTACCCGGCAAGCAACAATTCTTGGTTGTTGCTACGAAATTCAAGCAGTTATCGTATAGACAATCCGAGTCAAGACCGTCTAAGCTTCTTGAGCCACTCTAGATCCACTTCTGTTGTTGAATTTGCCAATAACGAATGCGGTATCACTAATTATTACACCGATGATACAAATCGATTATATCCCATTGGTCAGGAGACATTTCCTGGCCAGTGGCCATGGGTGGTAGCTCTCTTCAAGAAACCACAAAAGTACAGATGTGTTGGTTCTGTTCTAACAACCACACATATTATAACAg TGGCAAAATGCCTTGACAGGATCGTAAATCCTAATGATTTGATTGTGGTTTTGGGACTACCTAACTTGTCTAAGTGGAcagaaaaaaacgtaatacaTAGAAAAGTGGCAAACTACACAATTCACCCTGACTATGCGTATTCATCGTCCGCTGATTCCGATCTGGCGATTGTGATTTTAAGCAGGCCTGTTGAGTACAGTCCTTTCATTAAGCCAATTTGTCTCTGGTCTGGATCAACCAATCTtcaaaatctcattaataataaaggataTGTTGTCGGATGGCGCGATATATGTTGtgatttaacaattaattggGATTACCAAATCAATTCTAATCTACGTATGGCAAGAATACCTATAGTGAGTCAG gAGACTTGTCTTCGGAGTAATCAGATTTACTTCAACCTCACATCAGATCGTACCTTTTGTGCCGGTGGGAACATCTGTTGCAGTGCTCCTGGTGGCATCGGAACCGGACTGGTCATTTTCGATAATACTACAGGTCATTATCATTTACGTGGAATTATTTCGCGAAAACCTTTCTGCAATGCCAATAATTACATCGTTTACGTTGACGTAGCTAAATACATATCCTGGATTCAACAACAGATTTCTACTACATAA